The following coding sequences lie in one Megalodesulfovibrio gigas DSM 1382 = ATCC 19364 genomic window:
- a CDS encoding methyl-accepting chemotaxis protein, translated as MTQEQQALDQSAIAAEHALGLYARNAASMARCIAGDPALLEALQGDAGPAQQRLTTSMAADKDLWSLILFDEKGIIRAGVNAEGVSLVGQSRADRDYFQHIMSGQGDYMGKTIITAKSGGANMYIYIAAAALKDASGRVVGGLGIFPRWERFTSEFIDSLKFGERGYGFVLDATGRVVAHATDPALMLKDVSGQGFVQEMLARKNGILQYQWQGEEKYLSFATDANSGFVVCTSAYVDELTASANTQRNVLLGIGFAALLLLGVGVTVLTRRLVAAPIQRIEAFTRATAQGDYAAVLEGDFRFELAGLAQNIRAMVVELKTRLSFAQGVLQGFVTPCAVFDKNNATTFVNDHMLRALEKPGPPEAYLGQPSGRLIWDDATRETLSQKALREGRMLQMELEYSSSKGTKVFDVTSTPIRDLEGRVLGALAVWFELTAIRAQQREIAAQHERMARTAAAANAVSDQVASAAEELAAQIEQSSRGAEEQRARVGETATAMEQMNAASMEVARNASSAVDLARQTKARAQEGATMVRRVVETINAVQQHAEGLKTDMTDLGRQAEDIGQILGVIADIADQTNLLALNAAIEAARAGDAGRGFAVVADEVRKLAEKTMTATNEVGRQIKAVQESARKNIQGTDATVDAIMQSTKLADASGTTLGEIVGFVDRTEGEVQGIAAASEEQSAASEEVNRHTEQINHIAGETASAMRQSGEATAELARLAANLRGIINEMNETR; from the coding sequence TTGACCCAAGAGCAGCAGGCCCTGGACCAGAGCGCCATCGCCGCGGAACACGCCCTGGGCCTGTATGCCAGGAACGCGGCCAGCATGGCCCGCTGCATTGCCGGGGATCCTGCGCTGCTGGAGGCCTTGCAGGGCGATGCCGGCCCGGCCCAGCAACGCCTGACCACCTCCATGGCGGCGGACAAGGATTTGTGGTCCCTGATCTTGTTTGACGAGAAAGGCATCATCCGCGCCGGGGTCAATGCCGAGGGTGTCAGTCTCGTCGGCCAGAGCCGGGCAGACCGTGACTATTTCCAGCACATCATGTCCGGCCAGGGCGATTACATGGGCAAGACTATCATCACCGCCAAAAGCGGTGGGGCGAACATGTATATTTACATTGCCGCGGCCGCCCTGAAAGACGCCAGCGGCCGCGTGGTGGGCGGTCTGGGCATCTTTCCCCGCTGGGAGCGGTTTACGAGCGAGTTTATCGACAGCCTGAAGTTTGGCGAGCGCGGCTACGGCTTCGTGCTGGATGCCACAGGCCGTGTGGTGGCGCATGCCACGGACCCTGCGCTCATGCTCAAGGACGTCTCCGGTCAGGGGTTTGTCCAGGAGATGCTGGCCCGCAAGAACGGCATCTTGCAGTACCAGTGGCAGGGCGAGGAGAAATACCTGAGCTTTGCCACGGATGCGAATTCCGGCTTCGTGGTCTGCACCAGCGCCTATGTGGACGAGTTGACCGCCTCGGCCAATACCCAGCGCAACGTGCTGCTGGGCATCGGTTTCGCGGCATTGCTGCTGCTGGGGGTGGGCGTCACCGTGCTGACCCGCCGGCTGGTGGCTGCCCCCATCCAGCGCATCGAGGCCTTCACCCGGGCCACGGCGCAGGGCGATTACGCTGCCGTGCTGGAGGGCGACTTCCGGTTCGAGCTGGCCGGGCTGGCGCAGAACATCCGGGCCATGGTGGTCGAGTTGAAGACCCGTCTGAGCTTTGCCCAGGGCGTGTTGCAGGGATTTGTGACGCCCTGCGCCGTGTTCGACAAGAACAACGCCACCACCTTTGTCAATGACCACATGCTGCGCGCCCTGGAAAAGCCGGGCCCCCCGGAAGCGTACCTGGGGCAGCCGTCCGGGCGGCTCATCTGGGACGATGCCACCCGGGAAACGCTTTCCCAGAAGGCCCTGCGCGAGGGCCGCATGCTGCAGATGGAGTTGGAGTATTCCTCGTCCAAGGGCACAAAGGTGTTTGATGTCACCTCCACGCCCATTCGCGACCTGGAAGGCCGTGTGCTGGGCGCCCTGGCCGTCTGGTTCGAACTCACGGCCATTCGCGCCCAGCAGCGGGAAATTGCGGCCCAGCACGAGCGCATGGCCCGCACGGCGGCGGCCGCCAATGCCGTGTCCGATCAGGTGGCTTCGGCCGCCGAGGAGCTGGCCGCGCAGATCGAGCAGTCCAGTCGTGGCGCGGAAGAGCAGCGCGCCCGCGTGGGTGAGACCGCCACAGCCATGGAGCAGATGAACGCGGCCTCCATGGAAGTGGCCAGAAACGCCTCCTCCGCCGTGGATCTGGCCCGTCAGACAAAGGCCAGAGCCCAGGAAGGCGCAACCATGGTCCGGCGGGTGGTGGAAACCATCAACGCGGTGCAGCAGCATGCCGAGGGGTTGAAAACGGACATGACCGACCTGGGCCGCCAGGCCGAGGACATCGGGCAGATTCTGGGCGTCATTGCGGACATTGCCGATCAGACCAACCTGCTGGCCCTCAACGCCGCCATCGAGGCCGCCCGGGCCGGCGATGCTGGTCGCGGTTTTGCCGTGGTGGCGGACGAAGTACGCAAGCTGGCGGAAAAAACCATGACGGCCACCAACGAAGTGGGCCGGCAGATCAAGGCCGTGCAGGAAAGCGCCCGCAAGAACATCCAGGGCACGGACGCCACCGTGGATGCCATTATGCAAAGCACCAAGCTGGCGGACGCCTCGGGCACGACCCTGGGAGAAATCGTCGGGTTTGTGGACCGTACCGAGGGAGAGGTGCAAGGCATCGCCGCCGCCAGCGAGGAGCAGTCCGCCGCCAGCGAGGAAGTGAATCGCCACACGGAGCAGATCAACCACATCGCCGGCGAGACGGCCTCGGCCATGCGGCAGTCTGGCGAGGCCACCGCGGAACTGGCCCGGCTGGCCGCGAACCTCCGGGGCATCATCAACGAGATGAACGAAACACGCTGA
- the secA gene encoding preprotein translocase subunit SecA, translating to MFGSLVAKIIGSKNDRYLKRLRPLVARINDLEPAMQALSDDELRARIVSWKEEVANGRPLDDLLPDVFALVREAGTRALDMRHFDVQLVGGMVLHRGTIAEMKTGEGKTLVATLPVVLNALENKGVHVVTVNDYLAKRDAEWMGRLYNFLGLRVGIIVHGLTDQERQENYGADVTYGTNNEFGFDYLRDNMKFYKEQLVQRSLHYAIVDEVDSILIDEARTPLIISGPAEQSTALYARVSALIPSLKREGHFTVDEKARTVGLTEEGVARVEGLLQLENLYDPANITFQHHVLQGLKAHHLFQRDVDYIVKDGQVIIVDEFTGRLMPGRRYSDGLHQSLEAKEGVKVEAENQTLASITFQNYFRMYKKLAGMTGTADTEAVEFKQIYDLDVVAVPTHRPMVRADYPDAIYKSQGEKFNAIAQDIAELHKKGQPVLVGTISIEKSEMLSQMLARARVPHEVLNAKQHEREAEIVAHAGEQGKVTIATNMAGRGTDIKLGAGVAELGGLHILGTERHESRRIDNQLRGRSGRQGDPGSSRFYLALDDDLMRLFGSDRIKGLMERLGMEEGEAIENRMVSRAIENAQKRVEAHNFDIRKQLLDFDNVMNQQREVIYSLRREIMESQTVETLVHDYVGDILDDIFSVLDQGKGDRETEDAVRARLEESFAVSRVADISEDLPTREEALEYVQEILENLRKEAPDQYQEILRFFLLESLDRNWKEHLSNMDHLRDGIGLRGYGQKDPKQEYKREGFEIFQEMIYIIKDNALRALTRLRFQRVTETELKHKDDAASLNYSGGSETKQQKKKPARRAAPKVGRNDPCPCGSGQKYKKCCGKGV from the coding sequence ATGTTCGGCAGTCTTGTCGCCAAGATTATCGGTTCCAAAAACGATCGCTATCTCAAACGCCTGCGTCCCCTCGTCGCCCGCATCAACGACCTTGAGCCTGCCATGCAGGCCCTGTCCGACGATGAGCTGCGCGCCCGTATCGTCAGCTGGAAGGAAGAAGTGGCCAACGGCAGGCCCCTGGACGACCTGCTGCCCGACGTGTTCGCCCTGGTGCGCGAGGCCGGCACACGCGCCCTGGACATGCGGCATTTCGATGTCCAGCTCGTCGGCGGCATGGTGCTGCACCGGGGCACCATCGCCGAAATGAAGACCGGCGAAGGCAAAACCTTGGTGGCCACCCTGCCCGTGGTGCTCAACGCCCTGGAAAACAAGGGCGTGCACGTGGTGACGGTGAACGACTACCTGGCAAAGCGCGACGCCGAATGGATGGGCCGCCTGTACAACTTCCTGGGCCTGCGCGTGGGCATCATCGTCCACGGTCTCACGGACCAGGAGCGCCAGGAGAACTATGGCGCAGACGTCACCTACGGCACCAACAACGAATTCGGCTTCGACTACCTGCGCGACAACATGAAGTTCTACAAGGAACAGCTCGTCCAGCGCAGCCTGCATTATGCCATCGTGGACGAAGTGGACTCCATCCTCATCGATGAAGCCAGGACCCCGCTCATTATTTCCGGCCCGGCAGAGCAGTCCACGGCGCTGTATGCCCGTGTGAGCGCCCTTATTCCATCCCTCAAGCGCGAAGGGCACTTCACCGTGGACGAAAAGGCCCGCACCGTGGGCCTTACGGAAGAAGGCGTGGCCCGCGTGGAAGGCCTGTTGCAGTTGGAAAACCTGTACGATCCCGCTAACATCACCTTCCAGCATCATGTGCTGCAGGGCCTCAAGGCGCATCACCTGTTCCAGCGCGACGTGGATTACATCGTCAAGGACGGGCAGGTGATCATCGTGGACGAGTTCACCGGCCGCCTCATGCCCGGTCGGCGCTATTCCGACGGCCTGCACCAGTCCCTGGAGGCCAAGGAAGGCGTGAAAGTGGAGGCCGAGAACCAGACGCTGGCTTCCATCACCTTCCAGAACTACTTCCGCATGTACAAGAAGCTGGCCGGCATGACCGGCACGGCCGATACGGAAGCGGTTGAATTCAAACAGATTTACGATCTGGACGTGGTGGCCGTGCCCACGCATCGGCCCATGGTGCGCGCGGACTACCCGGACGCCATCTACAAGAGCCAGGGCGAGAAGTTTAACGCCATTGCCCAGGATATTGCGGAATTGCACAAGAAGGGCCAGCCCGTGCTGGTGGGCACCATCTCCATCGAAAAGAGCGAGATGCTCTCGCAAATGCTCGCCCGCGCCCGGGTGCCCCACGAGGTGCTCAACGCCAAGCAGCACGAGCGCGAGGCGGAAATCGTGGCCCATGCCGGGGAACAGGGCAAGGTGACCATCGCCACCAACATGGCCGGCCGTGGTACGGATATCAAGCTCGGGGCCGGCGTGGCCGAGCTGGGCGGGCTGCACATCCTGGGCACGGAACGCCACGAAAGCCGGCGCATCGACAACCAGCTGCGCGGCCGCTCCGGCCGGCAGGGCGATCCCGGCTCCTCCCGCTTTTACCTGGCCCTGGATGACGACCTCATGCGCCTGTTCGGGTCCGATCGCATCAAGGGCCTCATGGAACGCCTGGGCATGGAAGAGGGCGAGGCCATCGAAAACCGCATGGTTTCCCGGGCCATCGAAAACGCCCAGAAGCGCGTGGAAGCCCACAACTTCGACATCCGCAAGCAGCTCCTGGACTTCGACAACGTCATGAACCAGCAGCGCGAGGTCATCTATTCCCTGCGTCGCGAAATCATGGAATCCCAGACGGTTGAAACGTTGGTGCATGACTATGTGGGCGATATCCTGGACGATATCTTCAGCGTCCTGGACCAGGGCAAGGGCGACCGGGAAACCGAAGACGCCGTGCGCGCCCGCCTGGAGGAGTCCTTTGCCGTCTCCCGCGTGGCAGACATCTCCGAAGACCTGCCCACCCGCGAGGAAGCCCTGGAGTACGTGCAGGAAATCCTGGAGAACCTCAGGAAGGAAGCCCCGGACCAATACCAGGAAATCCTGCGCTTCTTCCTGCTGGAGTCCCTGGACCGCAACTGGAAGGAACACCTCTCCAACATGGATCACCTGCGCGACGGCATCGGCCTGCGCGGCTACGGGCAGAAGGATCCCAAGCAGGAATACAAGCGCGAAGGGTTCGAGATCTTCCAGGAGATGATCTATATCATCAAGGACAATGCCCTGCGCGCCCTGACCCGCCTGCGGTTCCAGCGCGTGACCGAAACCGAGCTCAAGCACAAGGACGATGCCGCCAGCCTGAACTACTCCGGCGGCTCCGAAACCAAACAGCAGAAGAAAAAGCCTGCCCGCCGCGCTGCCCCCAAGGTGGGCCGCAACGACCCCTGCCCCTGCGGCAGCGGCCAGAAATACAAAAAGTGTTGCGGCAAGGGCGTCTGA
- a CDS encoding DUF3096 domain-containing protein has product MPMHLQLQPILALIAGILILIYPKILNFVVAIYLIAVGVLGLLR; this is encoded by the coding sequence ATGCCCATGCACTTGCAGCTGCAGCCGATACTGGCGCTCATTGCAGGGATCCTCATTCTCATTTATCCGAAGATTCTGAATTTTGTGGTGGCGATATACCTCATCGCCGTGGGGGTGCTGGGGCTGCTGCGGTAG
- a CDS encoding (Fe-S)-binding protein yields the protein MPDAPADLPKECIACGRCLDVCPLFLATQREELTPKATHVLHRALRQGSDAIRPRQAEELAAMCLGCGRCATVCPQGLHTPEVVAAIRAGHGGWQRWLWGQWIAKAGLLWPAAASLSRLLPAALPAARGLQAPDPAPWLRAQDWEPVGQGREVAIFPGCTATHLRPQWIATARRLLEQSGYRVVIPDNFACCGATLGHAGLEAQQRDMQRRNVEAWRTAGRPTMATFCASCRAGLMAYGDAGWDAGEAARFRESVQPLTSLLGRATFCIDEPTAPAAVVWHQPCHAREGNPDGPFLAAALGDRLTRQVTDRCCGLGGVMQLGGSGLPQRVAAACWESLIPDGGEADTQVLTGCSGCTMHLAATAPAQGMVAHWLDVIQT from the coding sequence ATGCCCGACGCGCCCGCGGATCTTCCCAAGGAATGCATCGCCTGCGGCCGTTGCCTGGACGTCTGCCCCCTGTTCCTGGCCACCCAGCGCGAGGAACTGACGCCCAAGGCCACCCACGTCCTGCACCGTGCCCTGCGGCAGGGCAGCGACGCCATTCGTCCCCGACAGGCCGAGGAGTTGGCCGCCATGTGCCTGGGCTGCGGCCGTTGCGCCACGGTGTGTCCGCAGGGACTGCACACGCCGGAGGTGGTGGCGGCCATCCGGGCCGGGCATGGCGGCTGGCAGCGCTGGCTGTGGGGACAATGGATCGCCAAGGCCGGCCTGCTCTGGCCGGCGGCGGCGAGTCTGTCCCGCCTCCTGCCGGCAGCGCTTCCCGCGGCCAGGGGATTGCAGGCGCCGGACCCTGCGCCGTGGCTGCGCGCGCAGGACTGGGAACCGGTGGGGCAGGGCAGGGAGGTCGCCATCTTTCCCGGCTGCACGGCCACGCATCTGCGTCCGCAATGGATCGCCACTGCCCGCCGGCTGCTGGAGCAGAGCGGCTACCGGGTGGTGATTCCCGACAATTTCGCCTGCTGCGGCGCCACCCTGGGCCATGCCGGCCTGGAGGCGCAGCAGCGGGACATGCAACGCCGCAATGTGGAGGCCTGGCGCACTGCCGGCCGGCCCACGATGGCAACCTTTTGCGCGTCCTGCCGCGCCGGGCTCATGGCCTATGGTGATGCGGGCTGGGATGCCGGCGAGGCCGCCCGGTTCCGGGAGTCGGTCCAGCCCCTGACGTCCCTGCTGGGGCGGGCGACCTTTTGCATCGATGAGCCCACCGCGCCGGCGGCAGTGGTCTGGCACCAGCCCTGCCATGCCCGGGAGGGCAACCCGGACGGTCCCTTCCTGGCCGCAGCCCTGGGCGATCGGCTGACACGGCAGGTGACGGACCGCTGCTGCGGTCTGGGCGGCGTGATGCAGCTGGGCGGCAGCGGCCTGCCCCAGCGGGTGGCCGCCGCTTGCTGGGAGAGCCTGATTCCCGACGGCGGCGAGGCGGACACGCAGGTGCTCACCGGCTGTTCCGGCTGCACCATGCACCTGGCAGCCACGGCGCCGGCACAGGGCATGGTGGCGCACTGGCTGGACGTGATCCAGACCTGA
- a CDS encoding FAD-binding oxidoreductase, with the protein MPAVGAGLTPAQRRSLERLFPGEQSLFDAESMLVYGLDACRQQRLPWAVVRPACEAQLVELLRWAQAERVPIVPRARATNTVGGCVPAAGGVVVSLLSMNTILEIDDHDFVAVVEPGVITGELQRAVEARGLFYPPDPASGRMSSIGGNVATCAGGMRALKYGVTRDHVLGLRVVLPGGEIIETGGRTHKNVVGLDLTRLLVGSEGTLGVISRIILKLQPKPQATASLLAAYGTMDACLAASRAVFAAGMLPAAMEFMGRGMCRCLEQLMPPPLVPWPASTNAVLLLRLDGDPECLAASLARAQDAVTPFGPVYLELAQGREEEALWDIRRSINPASFKAGSKKLSDDVTLPRGRVLQALTRFEAIGEEAGVRVLFAGHLGDGNMHVSVMHEPGQEDAAARAKAAIQETTMALGGSLSGEHGIGLVKLAVVDKQLGAVERRLMRQIKQIFDPHGILNPGKAY; encoded by the coding sequence GTGCCGGCGGTTGGCGCAGGGTTGACGCCGGCGCAGCGCCGCAGCCTGGAGCGCCTGTTTCCCGGCGAGCAGAGCCTGTTCGATGCGGAATCCATGCTCGTGTATGGGCTGGACGCCTGCCGGCAGCAGCGCCTGCCCTGGGCCGTGGTCCGGCCTGCCTGCGAAGCGCAACTGGTGGAGCTGCTGCGCTGGGCCCAGGCCGAGCGCGTGCCCATCGTGCCCCGTGCCCGGGCCACCAACACCGTGGGCGGCTGCGTGCCGGCTGCGGGCGGCGTGGTGGTGTCCCTGCTGTCCATGAACACCATCCTGGAAATCGACGACCATGACTTCGTGGCCGTGGTGGAGCCGGGCGTCATCACCGGCGAACTGCAACGGGCCGTGGAGGCGCGGGGGCTGTTTTATCCGCCGGATCCGGCCAGCGGGCGCATGTCCAGCATCGGGGGCAACGTGGCCACCTGCGCCGGGGGCATGCGGGCGCTGAAATACGGCGTCACCCGGGATCATGTCCTGGGCCTGCGGGTGGTGCTGCCGGGCGGGGAGATCATCGAGACCGGCGGCCGGACCCACAAGAACGTGGTGGGGCTCGACCTTACCCGGCTGCTGGTGGGCAGCGAAGGCACCCTGGGCGTCATTTCGCGCATCATCCTGAAACTGCAACCCAAGCCACAAGCCACGGCCTCGTTGCTGGCAGCCTATGGCACGATGGATGCTTGCCTGGCCGCCTCCCGCGCCGTGTTTGCCGCGGGCATGCTGCCGGCGGCCATGGAGTTCATGGGCCGGGGCATGTGCCGCTGCCTGGAACAGCTCATGCCGCCGCCGCTCGTCCCGTGGCCGGCGTCCACCAATGCCGTGCTGCTGTTGCGGCTGGATGGCGATCCGGAATGCCTGGCCGCGTCCCTGGCCCGGGCGCAGGACGCCGTGACGCCCTTCGGCCCGGTGTACCTGGAGCTGGCCCAGGGCAGGGAGGAGGAGGCCTTGTGGGACATCCGCCGCAGCATCAATCCCGCCTCCTTCAAGGCCGGCAGCAAGAAACTTTCCGATGATGTGACCCTGCCCCGCGGCAGGGTGCTGCAGGCCCTGACGCGTTTTGAGGCCATCGGCGAGGAGGCCGGCGTGCGCGTGCTCTTTGCCGGGCACCTGGGCGACGGCAACATGCACGTCTCGGTCATGCACGAACCCGGACAGGAAGACGCCGCGGCCCGGGCCAAGGCCGCCATCCAGGAAACTACCATGGCCCTGGGCGGCAGCCTTTCCGGCGAGCACGGCATCGGCTTGGTCAAGCTGGCTGTTGTGGACAAGCAGCTTGGTGCGGTGGAACGCCGGCTGATGCGGCAGATCAAACAAATTTTTGATCCCCACGGCATCCTCAATCCCGGCAAGGCGTACTGA